In one Macaca fascicularis isolate 582-1 chromosome 6, T2T-MFA8v1.1 genomic region, the following are encoded:
- the LOC141406976 gene encoding uncharacterized protein, whose product MRDAEQLRLRLAPPLRGRPAPSKARSQGLRGSRARGPPPTLGRAPAPCARPVDPPQFRVPDSVPRTRADVVCGAQARWPLRLPKPKNFFKEPRIRDPARSTLQQRHSQPPTSQTYSPLRPSEPRKAVRRAPAPRGPRGSRKPLPGGARRQVGLQPGAGAAGLAGSPGWPGLPQDHSWKIAGAQPALPGERGQYTRSLRSLRPTDLSNPVSLAKPLGARLHRGGPPPPGSRSQAAPADRWGCSPREAPLGSPVLLAGPGSPGTTGGKSQARSPPCLRRGASLATHLPCSSSAGRSGAGTGTPRPPG is encoded by the exons ATGAGGGATGCAGAGCAGCTGAGGCTCCGTTTGGCACCGCCGCTCCGAGGGCGTCCTGCGCCCTCCAAGGCCCGGTCCCAGGGGCTGCGGGGAAGCCGGGCCCGGGGACCCCCTCCCACCCTGGGCCGAGCCCCCGCTCCCTGTGCG CGCCCTGTGGATCCTCCGCAGTTCCGCGTCCCAGATTCGGTGCCCCGAACCCGTGCAGACGTGGTCTGTGGGGCCCAGGCCCGCTGGCCCCTGCGGCTCCCGAAGCCGAAGAACTTCTTCAAGGAG CCCAGAATCCGCGATCCAGCCCGGTCCACCCTTCAGCAGCGACACTCGCAGCCTCCGACCTCTCAGACCTACTCACCTCTCAGACCCAGTGAGCCCCGCAAAGCCGTTAGGCGCGCGCCTGCACCGCGGGGGCCACGCGGCTCCCGGAAGCCGCTCCCAGGCGGCGCCCGCCGACAGGTGGGGCTGCAGCCCGGGGCAGGCGCCGCTGGGCTCGCGGGTTCTCCCGGCTGGCCCGGGCTGCCCCAGGACCACAGTTGGAAAATCGCAGGCGCGCAGCCAGCCCTGCCCGGGGAGAGGGGCCAGTACACTCGCAGCCTCAGATCTCTCAGACCTACTGACCTCTCAAACCCAGTGAGCCTCGCAAAGCCGTTAGGCGCGCGCCTGCACCGCGGGGGCCCCCCGCCTCCCGGAAGCCGCTCCCAGGCGGCGCCCGCCGACAGGTGGGGCTGCAGCCCGCGGGAGGCGCCGCTGGGCTCGCCGGTTCTCCTGGCGGGCCCGGGCAGCCCCGGGACCACAGGCGGAAAATCGCAGGCGCGCAGCCCGCCCTGCCTGAGGAGGGGGGCCAGTCTGGCCACGCACCTACCCTGCTCATCGTCCGCAGGGAGATCTGGGGCTGGCACGGGCACTCCGCGGCCACCGGGCTGA